One genomic region from Diabrotica undecimpunctata isolate CICGRU chromosome 9, icDiaUnde3, whole genome shotgun sequence encodes:
- the LOC140451015 gene encoding uncharacterized protein, with product MPSRIITKWKITQANWDLFRTTVKGKTDELLFNNDIDTDVKLLNNCLTESAEECIGKCAIDPSKKPVPWWNESCKIAVKQCKKALNKFRKTPTTTDLINFKKLRANSRRILKESKKASWNQYVSSITKDTSPAQMWSKIRRMKGHNTSSKIAAISLQDHTVTDDQHIADIFASHFSDKSNIPNLPNNSDTNISSPKIFSNTSSMNLPFNLLELNEAISSLKNSASGPDDIPSIFLKNLHPDTHLKLLELYNKIWSQNQFPTLWRQATTIPIKKNDSSPNLLKSYRPISLTCSLCKLLEKMANKRLLWYLERNNILDPFQTGFRSNRSTMDNLVTLHTDIVNAFSNRSEVIAVTLDIQSAFDTVKEGIE from the exons ATGCCCTCAAGAAttataacaaaatggaaaattactcaAGCAAACTGGGATCTTTTCAGAACCACTGTTAAGGGAAAAACCGATGAATTACTTTTTAACAATGATATAGATACAGATGTAAAACTATTAAATAACTGTTTAACTGAATCTGCTGAGGAATGTATTGGTAAATGCGCGATTGATCCTTCCAAGAAACCTGTTCCGTGGTGGAATGAGTCGTGCAAAATAGCTGTCAAACAATGCAaaaaagcattaaataaattccGGAAGACCCCTACCACCAcggatttaataaattttaaaaaacttagggcCAATTCTAGGCgtattttaaaagaaagtaagaaagCCTCATGGAATCAATACGTTAGTTCAATCACAAAAGATACTTCTCCCGCGCAAATGTGGTCAAAGATAAGACGTATGAAAGGTCATAATACATCCAGCAAAATAGCCGCCATCTCCCTGCAGGATCATACAGTTACCGATGATCAACATATTGCAGATATCTTTGCCTCTCACTTTTCAGATAAGTCAAATATTCCGAATCTTCCCAATAACTCAGATACCAACATTTCCAGCcccaaaatattttctaacacCAGCTCTATGAATCTTCCTTTTAATCTCCTAGAATTAAACGAAGCCATATCTTCATTGAAAAACTCAGCATCCGGTCCTGACGATATTCcatcaatattcttaaaaaatctcCATCCAGACACACATCTCAAACTGCTAGAGTTGTATAATAAGATCTGGTCTCAAAACCAGTTCCCAACGTTATGGCGACAAGCAACTACAATTCCTATTAAAAAGAATGACTCATCTCCAAATCTTCtaaaatcatatagaccaatttctctcacTTGTTCACTATGTAAACTGTTAGAAAAGATGGCCAATAAACGCTTACTATGGTATCTAGAAAGAAATAACATTCTTGACCCATTCCAAACAGGTTTCAGATCAAATCGAAGTACAATGGATAACCTGGTCACACTTCATACTGACATTGTTAATGCATTTTCGAATAGAAGCGAAGTCATAGCAGTAACTTTAGATATCCAAAGTGCCTTCGACACT GTAAAAGAGGGCATTGAATAG
- the LOC140451014 gene encoding uncharacterized protein — MEQCDHWYADGTFNSAPPLFSQIYTIHGVRYSNVIPTVFALLTNKTQETYTRVFQQLKVLNPALRPLTIMMDFEKAAMNAAQTEFPNVRIRGCFFHFSQCMWRHIQSAGLQRRYIENPDFALHLRQLTNVLKIEQYISGNVPPRKRKYQDTANRIRAIVADYADRPTLEYLRGIAHNFQLQT; from the exons ATGGAACAATGCGATCATTGGTATGCCGATGGAACATTTAACTCAGCACCACCATTGTTTTCTCAAATATACACAATTCATGGAGTGCGATACAGTAATGTAATCCCGACTGTATTTGCACTTCTAACGAACAAAACACAAGAGACTTATACACGTGTTTTTCAGCAACTAAAGGTGTTGAATCCGGCCTTGCGCCCTCTAACAATAATgatggactttgaaaaagcagcAATGAATGCTGCACAAACTGAGTTCCCAAATGTGAGAATCCGCGGATGTTTTTTTCATTTCTCGCAGTGTATGTGGCGCCATATTCAAAGTGCCGGATTGCAACGTAGATATATTGAGAATCCTGACTTCGCCCTTCACCTAAGACAATTGACA aatgttttgaaaatagagCAGTACATTTCGGGCAATGTACCTCCacgcaaaagaaaatatcaagatacagcaaacaggataagggctattgttgccgattatgctgacaggccaactttagaatatttaagaggcattgctcacaattttcagttgcaaacataa